GTGAGGGTGTCGGTGGCGGCCTTGCTGGCGGCGTAGTGGATGTACTCCCCCGGGCTGCCGAGGGTGGCGGCGACCGAGGAGACGTTGACGATTGCCGATCCGGCTGCCATCCGGCGGGCGGCCTGTTGGGCGCAGAGCAGGTAGCCGACGATGTTGACGTCGACGACCTGGCGGATGTCGTCGACGGCGAGGTCGACGAAGGGGCCGATCGGGCTGGTGACGCCGGCGTTGTTGACCAGGCCGGTGATCGGGCCGAGAGTCTGGGTGGCGGTGTCGAACAGGTGGGTGACCTGGTCGGGTTCGCGGGTGTCGGTGGGCAGGGCGATGCCGTGGCGTCCGGCGGCGTGGATGTCGGCGAGCACCGCGGTGGCGGCGGCGTGGTCGCGTCGGTAGCACAGGGCGATGTCGTGGCCGGCGTGGGCGAGTCTGCGGGCGGTGGCGGCGCCGATGCCGCGTGCGCCGCCGGTGATGACGGTTACCGGTGCCACGGTGTCCTCTCCCCCGGTCGGTGGTCGTGTCGGGGAGGTTACCGGCGTGGTCGGGTGGGGGTGGTCCCCCGGCGGGTGGGGTGTCGGGGCGGGCTGGTATCAAGGCAGGGAAATCAGACAGATGTTCGGAAATGAGGTTGGCATGGGTGCCGAGGGCCAGGGTTTGTCCACTGACGAGGTGCAGGGCATCCGGGAGGCGTTGGCGGCGGGGCGGAAGCCGAGGGTGGTGTTCACGGCGTCGGCGGG
The sequence above is a segment of the Micromonospora sp. WMMD882 genome. Coding sequences within it:
- a CDS encoding SDR family oxidoreductase, encoding MAPVTVITGGARGIGAATARRLAHAGHDIALCYRRDHAAATAVLADIHAAGRHGIALPTDTREPDQVTHLFDTATQTLGPITGLVNNAGVTSPIGPFVDLAVDDIRQVVDVNIVGYLLCAQQAARRMAAGSAIVNVSSVAATLGSPGEYIHYAASKAATDTLTIGLAKELAPRGIRVNAVAPGIIRTDIHAQSGMPDRPDRSADRIPLGRPGEPDEVAAAVAWLLGPDASYTTGTVLRVGGGL